Proteins from a single region of Thermogemmata fonticola:
- the nhaA gene encoding Na+/H+ antiporter NhaA codes for MAKVIASAHPALPKPPVRKIARPLLHFLQIESASGVVLLVCTVIALTLANLEAVQQWYHDLWHTYVGVEIGSWKLGGGLGHFFINDVLMTIFFFVVGLEIKRELVAGELRDPKKAALPVAAALGGMVVPAAIYMALQWGQPGFRGWGIPMATDIAFVVGVMTLLGHRIPFGLKILLLSLAIVDDIGAVIVIAIFYTDDLNLLMLALAGGGFALTYTLNRLGVRAVPTYVVVGAFIWLAFYKSGVHPTIAGVLLGLLTPASAWVGDATLREVLQDALVRAPGPGPERYSVLRDVSFTARECISPLERLELALHPWVGFVIMPLFALANAGVHIEWDEITDPIALAVALGLLLGKPIGIFLFSYGAVQAGLARLPQGVNWKVLLGGGSLAGIGFTMSLFVAGLAFGDDPHRLASGKIGTLTGSLLSVLAGTTLLLVFLPYRDKPLLGLGESPGNANSLDNGSSAASSNHNASAAAHSSNNNSSAAVSPVDAASASGTISPPDDPPAGSESNSSRSR; via the coding sequence ATGGCCAAGGTGATCGCCTCTGCGCATCCCGCTTTGCCCAAGCCGCCAGTGCGGAAAATTGCGCGCCCGCTGCTGCACTTTTTGCAGATTGAGTCCGCCAGCGGCGTGGTCCTGCTCGTGTGCACGGTCATTGCCCTGACACTAGCGAATCTGGAAGCCGTGCAGCAGTGGTATCACGACCTGTGGCACACCTATGTCGGCGTGGAGATAGGCTCCTGGAAGTTAGGCGGCGGCCTGGGTCATTTTTTCATCAACGATGTGCTCATGACCATCTTCTTTTTCGTGGTCGGTTTGGAGATCAAGCGGGAGCTGGTGGCGGGGGAACTGCGAGACCCGAAGAAGGCCGCCTTGCCTGTGGCGGCAGCGCTGGGGGGAATGGTGGTGCCGGCGGCGATCTACATGGCCTTGCAATGGGGCCAGCCCGGCTTCCGCGGCTGGGGCATTCCCATGGCGACGGACATCGCCTTCGTTGTCGGCGTCATGACCTTGCTCGGCCACCGCATTCCCTTCGGGCTGAAAATCCTGCTCCTGTCGCTGGCGATCGTGGACGACATCGGAGCGGTCATCGTCATTGCCATCTTCTACACCGACGACCTGAACCTGTTGATGCTGGCGCTGGCGGGGGGCGGGTTCGCCCTGACCTACACGCTCAACCGTTTGGGGGTGCGGGCCGTGCCCACTTACGTGGTGGTCGGAGCGTTCATCTGGCTGGCGTTTTACAAGTCCGGGGTCCATCCGACGATCGCGGGGGTGCTCTTGGGTCTGCTCACGCCGGCGAGCGCCTGGGTGGGGGATGCCACGCTGCGTGAGGTGTTGCAGGATGCCCTGGTGCGGGCGCCGGGACCAGGACCGGAGCGCTACTCAGTGCTGCGGGATGTCAGCTTTACCGCCCGCGAGTGCATCTCCCCGCTCGAACGCCTGGAGTTAGCCTTGCACCCCTGGGTCGGCTTCGTCATCATGCCCCTGTTCGCCTTGGCCAATGCCGGCGTCCATATCGAATGGGACGAAATCACCGATCCGATCGCGCTGGCGGTGGCCTTGGGATTGCTCCTGGGCAAGCCGATCGGCATCTTCCTCTTCAGCTATGGAGCGGTGCAGGCAGGTTTGGCCCGCTTGCCGCAGGGCGTCAACTGGAAAGTGCTTTTGGGCGGCGGCAGCCTGGCCGGTATCGGCTTTACCATGTCGCTGTTCGTCGCCGGTTTGGCCTTTGGCGACGATCCCCATCGGCTAGCCAGCGGCAAGATCGGCACTCTCACAGGGTCGCTCTTGAGCGTCCTCGCCGGAACCACGTTGCTGCTGGTTTTCCTGCCCTACCGGGACAAGCCGCTGCTGGGACTGGGCGAATCGCCGGGGAATGCCAACTCCTTGGACAACGGTTCCTCCGCCGCTTCGTCTAACCACAACGCTTCCGCCGCCGCTCATTCGTCCAACAATAATTCATCGGCTGCTGTCTCCCCTGTCGATGCTGCCTCCGCGTCGGGTACCATCTCCCCTCCGGACGATCCACCGGCTGGTTCCGAATCCAATAGCTCCAGGTCCAGGTAA
- a CDS encoding glycerophosphodiester phosphodiesterase translates to MLPRLREHRRMVSLLVGVLLPALGFGVMVKPVAGQNAKVAASSPPGGEAEARSTPGPKAAIGEAKTVEIVAHRGASWDAPENTLASMRLAWEQQADAIEMDCFLSRDGQIVVIHDADTRRTAGVSGKVADLSFEQLRRLDVGRWKDPRFAGERIPTLAEVLQTVPAGKRAFIEIKCGPEILPELGRVLKASGLKPAQTVIISFSEEVIAAVKKQYPERPAYWIAVLTPRQNKGQPRKVEEVIAIAQRLGADGVDLSAEVRVLTAEYARAIREAGLFLSVWTVNDVELARAMIRAGVQSITTDRPGWLREQLGLNRPQP, encoded by the coding sequence ATGCTACCGCGTCTCCGAGAGCACCGGCGAATGGTCTCTCTGCTCGTTGGGGTACTGCTACCCGCTCTGGGGTTCGGAGTGATGGTGAAACCCGTTGCAGGCCAGAATGCCAAAGTCGCCGCTTCTTCACCGCCAGGAGGTGAGGCCGAGGCGCGCTCAACCCCCGGACCAAAGGCTGCGATCGGCGAAGCAAAGACGGTGGAAATCGTTGCGCACCGAGGGGCCTCGTGGGATGCCCCGGAGAACACCCTCGCCAGCATGCGCTTGGCCTGGGAACAGCAGGCGGACGCCATCGAGATGGATTGTTTCCTGAGCCGGGACGGGCAGATCGTGGTGATCCACGATGCGGATACGCGGCGCACGGCGGGGGTCAGCGGCAAAGTGGCGGACCTGAGCTTCGAGCAGCTCCGCCGCCTGGATGTCGGGCGGTGGAAGGACCCGCGCTTTGCCGGCGAGCGCATTCCGACCTTGGCCGAGGTGCTGCAAACCGTCCCTGCCGGCAAGCGGGCTTTCATCGAGATCAAATGCGGGCCGGAGATTCTGCCGGAACTGGGCCGTGTCCTGAAAGCCTCCGGGTTGAAACCGGCGCAGACGGTGATCATTTCCTTCTCCGAGGAAGTGATCGCGGCGGTCAAGAAGCAGTACCCGGAGCGGCCGGCCTACTGGATCGCCGTACTGACACCGCGACAGAACAAGGGTCAGCCCAGGAAAGTCGAGGAAGTGATCGCCATCGCTCAGCGGCTCGGCGCCGACGGAGTCGATCTATCTGCCGAGGTGCGCGTACTGACCGCCGAGTATGCCCGCGCGATCCGGGAAGCGGGATTGTTCCTGTCCGTCTGGACGGTCAATGACGTGGAATTGGCCCGCGCCATGATCCGCGCCGGCGTTCAGAGCATCACCACCGATCGACCCGGCTGGCTGCGCGAACAGTTGGGACTGAATCGTCCCCAGCCCTAA
- a CDS encoding sigma-54-dependent transcriptional regulator, with the protein MPQVLIIDDEETIAWALRRAFEREHYRVAVAASAEAGLGLVRQQPPEVIFLDVRLPGMDGLAALEQLRRLAPESAVIVITAHGDLSTAVRAVQGGAFDYLTKPFELSQALEAARRALTRLTPSQPMPGKEGSLNREGSAEEGGSGEALVGRSPAMQTVFKRIARVAPTSACVLITGESGTGKEVVARAIHAHSPRRHRPFLPVHVAALNPHLVESELFGHVRGAFTGAERHREGLLQLAHGGTVFLDELADIPLPVQAKLLRVLERQEVLPVGSGEPVKVDVRIISATHADLAAEVAAGRFRHDLYYRLHVYPIHLPPLRERREDIPLLAEHFLRRLGIPEPGRRLPEQTLRYLHSRSWPGNVRELRNALEHAAIEAHGGPILPEHFPPPLPLDSPHSWNQRFQELIAQWVRQQCRPDSSQPPPSDLYQQMLQLVEPVLLDEVLRHTQGNRLLAARYLGLARATLRKLLRKYHCEPTPTPPPNPT; encoded by the coding sequence ATGCCCCAAGTGCTGATCATCGACGATGAGGAGACGATTGCCTGGGCCTTGCGCCGGGCCTTCGAGCGGGAGCATTACCGGGTGGCGGTGGCGGCCTCGGCGGAGGCGGGTCTGGGCTTGGTACGGCAGCAGCCGCCGGAGGTGATTTTTCTGGATGTGCGCTTGCCGGGGATGGACGGGTTGGCCGCGCTGGAGCAACTGCGGCGGTTGGCGCCGGAGTCAGCAGTCATCGTGATCACGGCCCACGGGGACCTGTCCACGGCCGTGCGGGCGGTCCAGGGCGGCGCCTTCGACTATCTGACCAAGCCGTTCGAGTTATCCCAGGCGCTGGAGGCAGCGCGGCGGGCCTTGACGCGTCTGACGCCGAGCCAGCCAATGCCCGGCAAGGAAGGCTCCCTCAACCGGGAGGGCAGCGCGGAAGAAGGCGGCAGCGGGGAAGCGCTGGTGGGGCGCAGCCCGGCGATGCAAACGGTGTTCAAGCGGATTGCGCGGGTCGCGCCCACCTCCGCCTGCGTGCTGATCACTGGGGAAAGCGGGACGGGCAAGGAAGTGGTCGCCCGCGCGATTCACGCCCACAGTCCCCGGCGGCATCGACCCTTCCTGCCGGTGCATGTCGCTGCTCTCAATCCGCATCTGGTGGAAAGCGAGCTGTTCGGACATGTGCGGGGGGCTTTCACTGGAGCGGAACGGCATCGGGAAGGATTGCTGCAACTGGCTCACGGCGGCACCGTCTTCCTCGACGAACTGGCGGACATCCCCCTGCCAGTCCAGGCGAAATTGCTCCGCGTGTTGGAACGGCAGGAAGTGTTGCCGGTGGGGAGCGGCGAGCCGGTGAAAGTCGATGTCCGCATCATCTCAGCCACCCATGCCGATCTGGCGGCGGAGGTGGCCGCCGGACGCTTCCGCCACGACCTCTACTACCGCCTCCATGTCTATCCGATCCATTTGCCGCCGCTACGCGAGAGGCGGGAAGATATTCCCCTGCTGGCCGAGCATTTCCTGCGCCGCCTGGGAATCCCAGAGCCGGGGCGCCGTCTGCCAGAGCAAACCCTGCGCTATCTGCACTCTCGCTCCTGGCCGGGGAATGTCCGCGAATTGCGCAACGCCCTGGAGCACGCCGCCATCGAAGCCCACGGCGGACCGATCTTGCCGGAACACTTCCCCCCGCCGCTGCCCCTGGATTCACCCCATTCCTGGAACCAGCGCTTCCAGGAACTGATCGCCCAGTGGGTCCGCCAGCAGTGCCGCCCCGACAGCTCCCAGCCGCCCCCCAGCGACCTCTACCAGCAAATGCTCCAACTGGTCGAACCGGTGCTCCTGGACGAAGTCCTGCGGCACACCCAGGGCAACCGCCTGCTCGCCGCCCGCTACCTCGGCCTGGCCCGCGCCACCCTGCGCAAACTCCTGCGCAAGTACCACTGCGAACCCACCCCCACCCCGCCACCGAACCCTACTTAA